The following are encoded together in the Chaetodon auriga isolate fChaAug3 chromosome 6, fChaAug3.hap1, whole genome shotgun sequence genome:
- the tmem168b gene encoding transmembrane protein 168b, translated as MCRFLRYCVSHCLHAAMTRLEEVNGDVSVWSSVRWLGYLSGINLLVALCLGLYARWERTAETILLVIFILALIVIGLASIMYYYFSMERVSFSLLHPWLGFLLGLLCFLNSPDLENDLKEKAANYMLLASVALRTLWSLLDRLFGCTRYRPAFLTSAERLELAGFATASTALLIQKSLSVMVLVVALATVMVALRMKALLALPNLVCFAVITAVLFFKSLDITTNPFALACFFSQLICDPLLDVYFSGLSVTERWQPFLVWRGLWRRLSLLPLLVVEVTFILLASRKLTDLDQWYLMIPGFVVCVLFWAICHMVFVITVWGFHTKLSDCQRVCLSQGSDGNGLDKIMASKGMRHFCLISERLVLFTLVSSVAVAALCWQGSSSIFVSMCLLVLPLESLFHGLFHELGSSLGGTCVGYAVVIPTNYCSPDGQPMLLPPDQVQDLNRRSTGMLNSVQRFFAHHLIETFGCDYSTSGVTLEALQAKIKSFLELRTADGPRHDTYVIFYSGHTHRSGEWALAGGDTLRLDQILEWWREKNGSFCSRLIFVLDCDNSMPWVREVRRVEGLYVAVQGAALARVADVELQDLPQLGDFTSQWVEYNCNSNSSIQWCERGRAVSAAYGISKHWSDYTLHLPTGSDVTNHWSAYFPRMTYPVVQLALWCGSLNLLWFCGVCLRCLKRVKLNWFPPGILDTGQGFKLVRS; from the exons ATGTGTCGTTTTCTACGCTACTGTGTCAGCCACTGCCTTCATGCCGCGATGACCCGGCTGGAGGAGGTCAACGGGGATGTGAGCGTGTGGTCGTCTGTGCGGTGGCTGGGCTACCTGTCCGGCATCAACCTGCTGGTCGCCCTGTGTTTGGGGTTGTATGCCCGGTGGGAGAGGACCGCGGAGACCATTCTTCTGGTCATCTTCATTTTGGCTCTGATTGTCATCGGACTAGCGAGTATAATGTACTACTACTTCAGCATGGAGAGGGTCAGCTTCAGTCTCCTCCACCCGTGGCTCGGCTTTTTGCTGGGGCTGCTGTGTTTCCTGAACAGCCCCGACTTGGAGAACGACCTGAAGGAGAAGGCGGCGAATTACATGCTGCTGGCCAGTGTGGCTCTCAGGACGCTGTGGTCGCTGCTGGACCGACTCTTTGGATGTACCAGGTACCGTCCTGCCTTCCTCACCTCGGCGGAGCGGCTGGAGCTGGCGGGCTTCGCCACCGCCAGCACGGCGCTGCTCATCCAGAAGTCCTTGAGCGtgatggtgctggtggtggcGCTGGCCACGGTCATGGTTGCCCTCCGGATGAAGGCCCTCCTGGCTCTGCCCAACTTAGTTTGCTTCGCCGTCATCACCGCCGTGCTGTTCTTCAAGTCTCTGGACATCACCACCAACCCGTTCGCCCTCGCCTGCTTCTTCAGCCAGCTCATCTGCGACCCTCTGCTGGATGTCTACTTCAGCGGCCTCTCTGTGACCGAGCGCTGGCAGCCTTTCCTGGTGTGGCGGGGTCTGTGGCGCCGGCTGTCCCTCCTGCCTctgctggtggtggaggtgacCTTCATCCTTCTGGCGTCCCGGAAGCTGACAGACCTGGACCAGTGGTACCTGATGATCCCAGGCTTCGTGGTCTGCGTGCTGTTCTGGGCAATCTGCCACATGGTGTTTGTCATCACAGTGTGGGGCTTTCACACCAAACTCAGTGACTGCCAGAGGGTGTGCCTGTCCCAGGGCTCCGATGGCAACGGCCTGGACAAGATTATGGCCTCAAAGGGCATGAGACATTTCTGCCTCATCTCTGAACGCCTGGTGCTCTTCACGCTGGTGTCAAGCGTCGCCGTTGCTGCTCTTTGTTGGCAG GGCTCCAGCAGTATctttgtgagcatgtgtctgcTTGTTCTACCTCTGGAGTCTCTCTTCCACGGGCTTTTCCACGAGCTCGGGAGCAGCCTGGGAGGAACCTGTGTGGGCTACGCTGTGGTCATCCCCACCAACTACTGCAG TCCTGACGGTCAGCCCATGCTGCTGCCTCCGGACCAGGTGCAGGACCTGAACAGGCGCTCGACGGGCATGTTGAACAGTGTGCAGCGCTTCTTCGCCCACCACCTCATTGAGACTTTTGGCTGCGATTACTCCACCAGCGGGGTGACCCTGGAAGCCCTGCAGGCCAAGATCAAGTCCTTCTTGGAGCTTCGCACGGCAGACGGTCCTCGCCACGACACCTACGTGATCTTCTACAGCGGTCACACTCACCGCTCTGGGGAGTGGGCGCTGGCAG GGGGAGACACTCTCCGTCTGGATCAGATCTTggagtggtggagggagaaGAACGGCAGCTTCTGCTCGCGCCTCATCTTTGTGCTCGACTGTGACAACTCGATGCCGTGGGTGAGGGAGGTCAGGAGGGTGGAGGGCCTGTACGTGGCCGTGCAGGGAGCGGCGCTCGCTCGGGTCGCGGACGTCGAGCTGCAGGACCTCCCGCAGCTCGGAGACTTCACCTCTCAGTGGGTGGAGTACAACTGcaactcaaacagcagcatccagTGGTGCGAGAGGGGCAGGGCGGTTTCCGCCGCTTACGGCATCTCCAAGCACTGGAGCGACTACACGCTGCACCTGCCGACAGGAAGCGATGTCACCAACCACTGGAGCGCGTACTTCCCGCGGATGACGTACCCGGTGGTGCAGTTGGCGCTGTGGTGCGGCAGCCTGAACCTGCTGTGGTTCTGCGGCGTCTGCCTGCGATGTCTCAAGAGAGTCAAACTCAACTGGTTTCCACCGGGGATACTGGACACCGGCCAAGGCTTCAAACTGGTCAGATCTTAG
- the samtor gene encoding S-adenosylmethionine sensor upstream of mTORC1 encodes MDLRDNVETGETENHQELFYVPIPDEAPCKREQEKLSGVVKNVHRKLRRKYREVGDFDKIWREHCEDEQTLSEYALAMKNLADNHWTKNCEGEGRIEWCRSVCQEYFLDGGMKRMLEKDEKSATLGRGLTAASVSAQPYSTIPSSISQLGKMRLLDVGSCFNPFLKFDEFLTVGIDIVPAVESVYKCDFLNLQLQQPLQLAGDAVDAFLRQLHNPIDTLPAQLFHVVVFSLLLSYFPSPYQRWICCKKAHELLELHGLLLIITPDSSHQNRHALMMRSWRVAVESLGFKRYKYVKYSHMHLIAFRKVCLATTSDLVSRNYPEMLYIPQDFHSNEEEECADVPVQVRSEFEDDQLAWGFTELPDTPYDSDSGESQGSSVPGFHELEDPILLQS; translated from the exons ATGGACCTCAGGGACAATGTCGAGACAGGGGAGACGGAAAACCACCAGGAGTTGTTCTACGTACCGATTCCAGATGAAGCACCGTGCaagagggagcaggagaagCTGTCGGGGGTCGTTAAAAACGTCCACAGAAAACTGCGCAGGAAATACAGAGAGG TGGGCGACTTTGACAAGATCTGGCGCGAGCACTGTGAGGATGAGCAGACGCTGAGTGAGTACGCCCTCGCCATGAAGAACCTCGCTGACAACCACTGGACCAAAAACTGCGAAGGAGAGGGGCGCATCGAATGGTGTCGCAG TGTCTGTCAAGAATACTTTTTGGATGGCGGGATGAAAAGAATGTTAGAAAAGGACGAGAAAAGCGCCACGCTCGGCCGAGGTCTGACTGCAGCATCTGTAAGTGCCCAACCGTACAGCACCATCCCCAG TTCCATCTCTCAGCTGGGGAAAATGCGCCTTCTTGACGTGGGAAGCTGCTTCAACCCTTTCTTGAAGTTTGATGAATTCCTCACAGTTGGTATTGACATAGTGCCTGCAGTTGAG AGTGTGTACAAGTGCGACTTCCTCAaccttcagctccagcagcctctCCAGCTGGCAGGCGATGCAGTAGACGCCTTCCTCCGCCAGCTCCACAACCCCATCGACACTCTGCCTGCCCAGCTTTTCCACGTGGTGGTCTTCTCCCTACTCCTGTCCTACTTCCCCTCCCCATACCAGCGCTGGATCTGCTGTAAGAAGGCCCacgagctgctggagctgcacgGCCTTCTGCTCATCATCACGCCCGACTCCTCCCACCAAAACCGCCACGCCCTCATGATGCGCAGCTGGCGCGTCGCGGTGGAGTCGCTGGGCTTCAAGCGCTACAAATACGTCAAGTATTCCCACATGCATCTCATCGCCTTCCGTAAGGTGTGTCTGGCCACCACCAGCGACCTGGTGTCACGAAACTACCCTGAGATGCTCTACATCCCTCAGGACTTCCACTCcaatgaggaggaagagtgtgCCGACGTGCCCGTGCAGGTGCGCTCCGAGTTTGAGGATGACCAGCTGGCTTGGGGCTTCACGGAGCTGCCTGACACGCCCTATGATTCAGATTCCGGGGAGAGCCAGGGCAGCTCGGTGCCTGGCTTCCACGAGCTAGAAGACCCCATCCTGCTTCAGAGCTAG
- the ppp1r3ab gene encoding uncharacterized protein ppp1r3ab, producing MSSVTRLHLLSQSMLNVSCQKQKPCSSLPTDSLMESPMEFVGQLKPSGAYSLLGVPGLSTLDLDVDEDEGEVVIGIRPKSSPLPRRRSSVFDEDSEPEPPMCGSRRVSFADAKGLSLVQVKEFDTWDVPKLPGYDSSQSEGKDAEEYFLSPLTFSAPLSTEELFVKVQEQKVALETIELLPGTTVLRGVIRVLNISFLKAVYVRTTLDTWSSHFDLLAEYIPSSSDSVTDCFSFKLTLVPPFGEQGARVDFCLRYETPVGTFWANNNNRNYVLLCHQRVRERKDEPQRENVNKKSCLRTVGQNFSTVENISPMEDSSQEAISTDVSKHGEKVDTMKTKQISDGQTGTSEDDGQKLQDESRQNCSRRRRRKAARMARVRDLFAQRDGGSQDTERDGSPPEAKQAAEEETPEEQRSDVQSFSEGSSKSDGSLFLTESLATCSEPILHVLHDLSPAHDCISKSEPETFESVNLADLTTLAGAESATDIADNPLHSDDDPAPEEHQNINKSVSKAEESTQKEGTSSECTSNSAAEPADRVISAVSSESLVSKTNSFTFGTVVAPLYHQVFGRVGSESQNIGAWGNPARAALNVGDLTQNYPHSERKETSCSVQTDARRNDDKVQGNVIKTQESKQECSGVAPPIEEDETSFSVTANGILDHPETVQETKPSDQSCTVVHPHTLSTFNTDLSNSQIPPESLHLGEGAQEDDLTHDLQSQTTAETAQAPLPEFGCTQIETNPDETCAQSETEEVANSQEIAFMSLNSKRAAESNKDDAVLETVTISTSNGISEEDKLLEALCDLNPNNINNSASTETEDSDLSCFEILEKMDVTTLQTTHEETHDGEEETKETLMNSSHMHGDTLTELKHEHTLKYEEINDSEKVEHHEMEAAVSTQAEFCLADTAEAKNWEMMVEEEEENIVTDEEQSEAIRSKVEGTEAVEKDQGGQLADTGIETASENRDTPEDEIAGDITAAREEGNKAEDADALEDKQRTREGQIREIVAGKDRDEVEKELEYVEATETEKTAGVEELAEDTEVEKREEQEETKLEKKRHFAEIQEVTTERMNVKEEEEEEEEEMEIDLNDGSKASVEWEDQVRPREENVKEENPDYKEEILVDQTGESEIVDAESESMTTGDRKNEVECFEERLDFTQNKVEDGLSAPVSNVQDKRGADQESTAEGQNAHIPAEMHLYEEGGFQSGENVSHDPSKAARDEIEPAAAEGGSCIFTDEPESDQQSHDSASAESDSDDEVELYMHCLRAVHTGTQAQRDRNTDTGFSVGKRSSISRGKLLSTPMPSISESLDEEPNLNHLQDNHEGTETADFQPIAAAVPGQDSNNRKVSWWMENLTSSNISKTVLYATLFVVFVVVASHYDFLACFGLYLISVVWLCCQGERQPVKNNKMD from the exons ATGTCATCTGTAACTCGACTCCATCTGTTAAGTCAGAGCATGTTGAATGTCAGTTGCCAGAAGCAGAAGCCCTGCAGCTCACTTCCCACTGACTCTCTCATGGAGAGCCCCATGGAGTTTGTGGGACAACTAAAACCTTCTGGGGCCTACAGCCTCTTAGGAGTGCCAGGCCTCAGCACCTTGGACCTGGACGTGGATGAGGATGAGGGCGAGGTGGTGATCGGCATCAGGCCCAaatcttctcctcttccacggagaaggagctcagtctttgacgAGGACTCCGAGCCTGAGCCCCCCATGTGTGGCTCCAGGAGAGTGTCATTTGCAGACGCCAAAGGTCTCAGCTTGGTGCAAGTGAAGGAGTTTGACACCTGGGATGTACCCAAGCTGCCAGGATATGACTCTTCTCAGAGCGAAGGTAAAGATGCAGAGGAGTACTTCCTatctcctctcactttctctgcgCCATTATCAACTGAGGAGCTGTTCGTCAAAGTGCAGGAGCAGAAAGTGGCGTTGGAGACCATCGAGTTGCTTCCAGGGACCACAGTACTGAGAGGAGTGATCCGCGTCCTCAACATCTCCTTCTTGAAGGCAGTGTATGTACGAACCACTTTGGACACCTGGTCCAGCCACTTTGACCTGCTGGCAGAGTACATCCCCAGTTCCAGTGACAGTGTGACGGACTGTTTCTCATTTAAACTCACCTTGGTGCCACCATTTGGGGAGCAGGGAGCCAGAGTGGACTTTTGTTTGCGATATGAGACTCCTGTCGGGACATTCTGGGCCAATAATAACAACAGGAACTATGTGCTGCTCTGTCaccagagagtgagagagaggaaggacgAACCACAGAGGGAGAATGTGAACAAGAAAAGCTGCCTTAGGACTGTCGG TCAGAACTTCTCAACCGTGGAAAACATTTCACCAATGGAAGATTCATCTCAGGAAGCCATTTcaacag ATGTGTCAAAACATGGAGAGAAAGTGGACACTATGAAAACCAAGCAAATCTCTGATGGTCAGACAGGAACATCAGAGGATGATGGACAGAAATTACaa GACGAGAGCCGGCAGAACTGCAGCCGAAGACGTCGCAGAAAGGCTGCACGGATGGCTCGGGTGAGGGATCTCTTTGCTCAAAGAGATGGAGGATCTCAAGACACTGAAAGAGATGGATCACCTCCAGAAGCCAAACaggcagctgaagaagaaaccCCAGAGGAGCAGCGATCAGATGTGCAATCATTTTCTGAGGGGAGCAGCAAATCAGACGGTTCTCTGTTTCTTACTGAATCTCTGGCAACGTGCAGTGAACCCATCCTTCATGTTCTACATGATTTGTCACCAGCACACGACTGCATATCTAAAAGCGAGCCAGAGACATTTGAGAGCGTCAATTTGGCTGACTTGACCACATTAGCAGGAGCTGAGAGTGCCACAGATATCGCAGACAACCCATTACATTCAGATGATGATCCTGCTCCGGAAGAACATCAAAATATCAACAAGTCCGTCTCCAAAGCTGAGGAAAGCACTCAGAAGGAAGGCACGAGTTCTGAATGTACAAGCAACAGTGCAGCTGAACCAGCTGACAGAGTCATCTCAGCAGTGAGCAGCGAAAGCCTTGTTAGCAAGACGAACAGCTTCACCTTTGGAACAGTGGTGGCTCCCCTGTATCATCAGGTGTTTGGCAGAGTGGGAAGTGAAAGTCAGAACATAGGTGCTTGGGGAAATCCAGCACGGGCTGCACTGAATGTTGGAGACTTAACTCAAAATTACCCTCACAGCGAAAGAAAAGAGACCAGCTGCAGTGTTCAAACAGATGCTAGACGTAATGATGACAAAGTTCAAGGAAATGTGATTAAGACTCAGGAATCAAAGCAAGAATGCTCCGGTGTCGCTCCTCCCATTGAAGAAGATGAAACAAGTTTCAGTGTGACAGCAAACGGCATCCTGGACCATCCAGAAACTGTGCAGGAGACTAAACCTTCAGATCAGAGCTGCACAGTGGTACATCCACACACTCTGAGCACGTTTAATACAGATTTGTCAAATTCACAAATACCCCCTGAGAGTTTACATCTCGGGGAAGGAGCACAGGAAGATGATCTAACCCACGACCTCCAGAGCCaaaccacagcagaaacagcacagGCTCCACTGCCAGAGTTTGGATGCACACAAATTGAAACTAATCCAGATGAAACGTGTGCacaaagtgaaacagaagaAGTCGCAAACAGTCAAGAAATCGCATTTATGTCACTCAACTCTAAGCGTGCAGCTGAGTCAAACAAAGACGATGCCGTTCTCGAAACAGTGACTATTTCAACAAGTAATGGCATTTCAGAGGAGGATAAACTATTAGAAGCTTTATGTGATTTGAATCCTAACAACATCAATAATTCAGCTTCAACAGAAACTGAGGATAGCGACCTTTCTTGTTTTGAAATTTTGGAGAAAATGGATGTCACAACACTTCAGACAACTCATGAAGAAACTcatgatggagaagaagaaactaaagAGACACTGATGAACAGCTCTCACATGCATGGCGACACGCTCACAGAGctcaaacatgaacacactttaaaatatgaagaaattaATGATTCAGAAAAAGTGGAGCATCATGAAATGGAGGCTGCTGTCTCAACACAGGCTGAGTTTTGTTTAGCGGACACTGCTGAGGCAAAAAACTGGGAAATGATggttgaagaagaagaggaaaacataGTAACAGATGAAGAGCAAAGTGAGGCCATAAGGTCAAAGGTGGAGGGTACTGAAGCAGTGGAGAAAGACCAAGGAGGACAGTTGGCGGACACAGGGATTGAGACAGcatcagaaaatagagacaCGCCAGAGGACGAAATAGCGGGAGATATCACAGCTGCAAGGGAGGAGGGCAACAAGGCTGAAGATGCAGATGCTTTagaggacaaacagaggacTCGAGAGGGACAGATCAGGGAGATTGTGGCCGGAAAAGACAGGGACGAAGTTGAGAAAGAATTAGAATATGTTGAAGCCACAGAGACGGAAAAGACAGCTGGAGTGGAAGAACTAGCCGAGGACACTGAGgtagagaaaagagaggaacaagaggagacaaagttagagaaaaagagacacttTGCAGAGATACAAGAGGTCACAACTGAAAGGATGAATGttaaagaagaagaggaggaagaggaggaggaaatggaaataGACTTGAACGATGGCAGCAAAGCAAGTGTGGAGTGGGAGGATCAGGTAAGACCAAGGGAGGAAAATGTAAAGGAGGAGAATCCAGACTACAAGGAGGAAATTCTGGTTGATCAAACAGGAGAGTCTGAGATCGTCGATGCAGAGTCAGAGAGCATGACAACAGGGGACCGCAAAAATGAAGTGGAGTGTTTTGAAGAGAGGTTAGACTTTACACAAAACAAGGTTGAGGATGGTTTATCTGCTCCAGTGAGCAATGTGCAGGACAAGAGAGGAGCTGATCAAGAAAGTACAGCAGAAGGGCAAAACGCACACATCCCAGCTGAAATGCATCTTTATGAAGAGGGAGGTTTTCAAAGCGGCGAGAACGTTTCTCATGACCCCTCAAAAGCTGCGAGAGACGAGATCGAACCcgctgctgcagagggaggttCATGCATTTTCACAGATGAACCTGAAAGTGACCAACAAAGTCACGACAGCGCGTCAGCAGAGTCCGACTCGGACGATGAGGTGGAGTTGTACATGCACTGCCTGAGGGCTGTTCACACTGGGACGCAGGCTCAGAGGGACAGGAACACAGATACAGGCTTCAGTGTGGGCAAAAGGTCGTCTATAAGCAGAGGCAAGCTGCTGTCCACACCCATGCCATCCATCAGTGAGTCTCTGGATGAAGAACCAAACCTCAACCACCTTCAGGACAATCACGAAGGCACGGAGACAGCAGACTTCCAACCCAtagctgcagctgtgcctggacaggacagcaacaacagaaagGTTTCATGGTGGATGGAGAATCTCACCAGCAGTAATATctcaaaaacagttttataCGCCACCTTGTTTGTGGTATTTGTAGTTGTGGCCTCCCATTATGATTTCCTGGCTTGTTTTGGGCTCTACTTGATATCAGTGGTGTGGCTCTGCTGTCAAGGTGAGAGGCAGCCcgttaaaaacaacaaaatggatTGA